A stretch of the Spirochaetota bacterium genome encodes the following:
- a CDS encoding LamG domain-containing protein, whose protein sequence is MIRTALRIIMGIGAACLLSAQTEEGLLAYWSFDEAEGQTAKDAGPWKMAGAVKNAVRVEGKKGSALKFNGKDAVVDMGNKEPLNVISDLTIEFWMKASAAGNDGNPYSGVITKFEPVAPNGEGYDIIVHKDGQLRACVRGPGRIDTGPRGAKVLDGAWHHIVVTATKLSVSLYIDGALSGGTATGSWESSPSKMPFLIGARSGVANFNGLLDEVRLYSRALTADEVKARYNAAK, encoded by the coding sequence ATGATACGAACGGCACTACGTATTATCATGGGAATAGGTGCGGCATGCCTGCTCTCTGCGCAGACGGAAGAAGGTCTTCTTGCGTACTGGAGCTTTGACGAAGCGGAGGGACAGACGGCGAAGGATGCGGGACCCTGGAAAATGGCCGGCGCGGTCAAGAACGCCGTGCGCGTCGAGGGGAAAAAAGGCTCGGCGCTCAAGTTCAACGGCAAGGACGCTGTCGTCGATATGGGCAATAAGGAACCGCTCAATGTCATAAGCGATCTCACGATCGAGTTCTGGATGAAAGCATCGGCGGCGGGCAATGACGGCAATCCGTATTCAGGCGTTATCACGAAGTTCGAACCCGTCGCGCCCAACGGCGAGGGATATGATATCATCGTTCATAAGGACGGACAGCTGCGTGCATGCGTGCGCGGCCCCGGGCGCATCGACACCGGACCGCGCGGCGCGAAAGTGCTCGACGGTGCGTGGCATCATATCGTCGTAACGGCGACGAAACTCTCCGTGTCGCTCTATATCGACGGCGCACTGAGCGGCGGGACGGCGACGGGAAGCTGGGAGTCATCGCCGAGCAAAATGCCCTTTCTCATCGGCGCACGCAGCGGTGTGGCGAATTTCAACGGGCTTCTCGATGAAGTGCGGCTATACTCGCGCGCGTTGACGGCGGATGAAGTGAAAGCGCGGTATAATGCCGCGAAATAG